In Amycolatopsis endophytica, the following are encoded in one genomic region:
- the kynU gene encoding kynureninase translates to MSLRDEARELDAMDPLAGKRAEFDLDPDVSYLDGNSLGAPPRAVAERLTEVVGKQWAGRLIRSWDEGWWAAPERIGDRVAPLVGAAPGQVVVGDSTTVNLFKALVAAVRLNPGRPEILLDDGTFPTDGYIADSAARLTGHVVRRVPVHEMADVASSRTAVALVNHVDYVTGVLHDLPGVTAALRSAGALTVWDLCHSVGAVPVHLDACEVDFAVGCTYKFLNGGPGSPAFLYVARKWLDSFDQPLTGWAGHADPFAMTAGYAGGSGIRRARAGTPDILSMLALDAALDVWLDVTVDQVRAKGLALGDFFLRCLDAGAPGVRVVTPRDHRRGNQISVAWPEAAAARTVMSALTDRGVIGDFRPPDVLRFGLAGLYVRYADVFRAAEELRALSET, encoded by the coding sequence ATGTCACTGCGCGACGAAGCGCGTGAGCTCGACGCGATGGACCCGCTCGCCGGGAAGCGCGCGGAGTTCGATCTCGACCCGGACGTGTCCTATCTGGACGGAAATTCACTGGGCGCCCCACCCCGTGCCGTCGCGGAGCGGTTGACGGAGGTGGTCGGCAAACAGTGGGCCGGACGGCTGATCCGGTCGTGGGACGAGGGCTGGTGGGCCGCGCCGGAACGGATCGGCGACCGCGTGGCGCCGCTGGTGGGTGCCGCGCCGGGGCAGGTCGTGGTCGGCGATTCGACGACGGTGAACCTGTTCAAGGCCCTGGTCGCGGCCGTGCGCCTGAATCCGGGCCGCCCGGAGATCCTGCTCGACGACGGCACCTTCCCGACGGACGGCTACATCGCCGACAGCGCGGCCAGGCTGACGGGCCACGTGGTGCGGCGGGTGCCGGTGCACGAGATGGCCGACGTGGCCAGCTCCCGCACCGCGGTCGCGCTGGTCAACCACGTCGACTACGTGACGGGGGTGCTGCACGACCTGCCCGGGGTGACGGCCGCGCTGCGTTCGGCGGGGGCGCTCACGGTGTGGGACCTGTGCCATTCGGTGGGCGCGGTGCCGGTGCACCTCGACGCGTGCGAGGTGGATTTCGCGGTGGGGTGCACGTACAAGTTTCTCAACGGTGGTCCCGGTTCGCCCGCTTTCCTGTACGTGGCAAGGAAGTGGCTGGATTCGTTCGATCAGCCACTGACCGGGTGGGCCGGGCACGCCGATCCGTTCGCGATGACCGCGGGGTACGCGGGCGGGAGCGGGATCCGCCGCGCCCGCGCGGGTACGCCGGACATCCTGTCGATGCTGGCGCTGGATGCCGCGCTGGACGTGTGGCTCGACGTGACGGTCGATCAGGTGCGGGCGAAGGGCTTGGCGCTCGGGGACTTCTTCCTGCGGTGCCTGGACGCGGGAGCGCCGGGCGTGCGGGTGGTGACGCCGCGGGATCACCGGCGGGGGAACCAGATCTCCGTGGCGTGGCCCGAGGCCGCGGCGGCCCGGACGGTGATGTCGGCACTGACCGACCGCGGCGTCATCGGCGATTTCCGGCCACCCGACGTGCTGCGGTTCGGGCTGGCCGGGCTGTACGTGCGGTACGCGGACGTGTTCCGGGCGGCGGAGGAGTTGCGGGCTCTGTCGGAAACCTAG
- a CDS encoding SDR family NAD(P)-dependent oxidoreductase: protein MSMLMQDRAVVVTGGGRGLGEAFAVHLAQAGAAVVVNDIDAELAERAAANIRAHGGRAVASGHTVTDPAQAQAVVDLCVSEFGAIDGLVNNAGLNYESLPWEEDLDEVRELVEVNVLGVMYTGIAAVKAMVGQGRGGSIVNISSGASLGQRKLGVYAASKGAVASLTYSWALDLEESGIRVNAVCPLAHTRMVWKSERSLRNCPPDRTPSRIAPVVLFLLSDDAEGITGQMVRCNGPQLHIVGQPYLKAPILERQTWDTQTVREAFDEVFGAHLEPYGLEKRVPPRLRKWTTPLRSA from the coding sequence ATGAGCATGCTGATGCAGGACCGCGCGGTCGTGGTCACCGGCGGCGGCCGGGGTCTCGGCGAGGCGTTCGCCGTGCACCTCGCGCAGGCGGGCGCCGCGGTCGTGGTGAACGACATCGACGCCGAGCTGGCCGAACGCGCCGCCGCGAACATCCGCGCGCACGGCGGGCGGGCCGTGGCCAGCGGGCACACGGTGACCGATCCGGCCCAGGCACAGGCGGTCGTCGACCTGTGCGTGTCCGAGTTCGGCGCGATCGACGGCCTGGTGAACAACGCCGGACTGAACTACGAATCCCTGCCCTGGGAGGAAGACCTCGACGAGGTGCGCGAACTGGTGGAGGTCAACGTACTGGGGGTGATGTACACCGGCATCGCCGCCGTGAAGGCCATGGTCGGCCAGGGCCGGGGCGGCTCGATCGTCAACATCTCCTCCGGCGCCTCGCTCGGGCAGCGCAAGCTCGGCGTGTACGCGGCGAGCAAGGGCGCGGTGGCGTCGCTGACCTACTCGTGGGCACTGGACCTGGAGGAATCCGGCATCCGGGTCAACGCCGTGTGCCCGCTCGCGCACACGCGCATGGTCTGGAAGTCGGAACGGTCGCTGCGCAACTGCCCGCCCGACCGGACGCCGTCCCGGATCGCGCCCGTCGTGCTGTTCCTGCTCAGCGACGACGCCGAGGGCATCACCGGCCAGATGGTGCGGTGCAACGGACCGCAACTGCACATCGTCGGCCAGCCCTACCTCAAGGCGCCCATCCTGGAACGGCAGACATGGGACACCCAGACCGTGCGGGAGGCGTTCGACGAGGTGTTCGGCGCGCACCTCGAACCCTACGGCCTGGAGAAGCGTGTTCCACCCCGTCTGCGCAAGTGGACCACGCCCCTCCGCTCGGCGTAG
- a CDS encoding GGDEF domain-containing protein has translation MWRRPKRFVAFLLVSELIAVAWLVVAFVNATLPSGLDWARFAILTAGATAHIQLTRRQEERRRNAGGRVLIDLTAVWIVPAAIILPAPLTILVVGLVRAQRWFVARRPAHNFVYSTVAHMLAATLAHQVYVELGPHDWGALSFGASLAEFGWLLVAGLIYEVVQILYIGTVIALSAPENANVRSVLGSPADNVLEAITIGLGAVTALLLVIMPPTVAIMAVVTVVFNRLAEIEQLQADVRTDPKTQVANMRGWTESAERALARATKAADPMAVLMIDLDHFKWINDTYGHPAGDDVLRNLAQLLDEVTRPSDVVGRFGGEEFLVLLPDTDQAAATVAGERIRSAVAGLRIVTTTKRGDQTVVSGRTASIGVAVFPDHGETLASVMQAADAAVYEAKEGGRNQVRIARAAPASGPGAPDGQAPEREIDHLSR, from the coding sequence TTGTGGCGCCGGCCGAAACGATTCGTCGCATTCCTGCTCGTCTCCGAGCTGATTGCGGTCGCGTGGCTCGTCGTCGCATTCGTGAACGCGACCCTTCCGAGCGGTCTGGATTGGGCACGGTTCGCGATTCTCACCGCGGGGGCGACGGCGCACATTCAACTTACGCGTAGACAGGAAGAACGTCGGCGAAATGCGGGCGGCCGGGTCCTGATCGACCTCACCGCCGTCTGGATCGTTCCGGCCGCGATTATTCTTCCGGCGCCGTTGACGATCTTGGTGGTGGGACTGGTGCGGGCCCAGCGCTGGTTCGTCGCCCGGCGGCCCGCGCACAACTTCGTGTACTCCACGGTGGCGCACATGCTGGCCGCGACGCTGGCCCACCAGGTCTACGTCGAGCTGGGTCCACACGACTGGGGCGCGCTGAGCTTCGGGGCGTCGCTGGCCGAGTTCGGCTGGCTGCTGGTGGCCGGGCTGATCTACGAGGTCGTGCAGATCCTCTACATCGGGACCGTGATCGCGCTGTCCGCGCCGGAGAACGCGAACGTCCGCAGCGTGCTCGGCAGCCCGGCGGACAACGTGCTGGAGGCGATCACGATCGGCCTCGGCGCGGTGACCGCGCTGCTGCTGGTGATCATGCCGCCGACGGTCGCGATCATGGCCGTGGTGACGGTGGTCTTCAACCGGCTCGCGGAGATCGAACAACTCCAGGCCGACGTCCGGACCGACCCGAAAACGCAGGTCGCGAACATGCGCGGCTGGACCGAATCGGCCGAGCGCGCGCTGGCGAGGGCCACCAAGGCGGCCGATCCGATGGCGGTCCTGATGATCGACCTCGACCACTTCAAGTGGATCAACGACACGTACGGGCACCCCGCCGGCGACGACGTGCTGCGCAACCTGGCGCAGCTACTGGACGAGGTGACCCGCCCGAGCGACGTGGTGGGCCGTTTCGGGGGTGAGGAGTTCCTCGTGCTGCTTCCCGACACCGACCAGGCGGCGGCCACCGTGGCGGGCGAACGCATCCGTTCCGCGGTCGCCGGACTGCGGATCGTGACCACCACCAAGCGCGGCGACCAGACCGTGGTGTCCGGGCGCACCGCTTCCATCGGCGTGGCCGTCTTCCCCGACCACGGCGAGACCCTGGCGTCCGTCATGCAGGCGGCGGACGCCGCGGTCTACGAGGCCAAGGAAGGCGGGCGGAACCAGGTCCGGATCGCCCGCGCGGCGCCGGCGTCCGGGCCGGGCGCTCCAGACGGGCAGGCGCCCGAACGTGAGATCGATCACCTCAGCCGTTGA
- a CDS encoding phospholipase, whose translation MITPATYTDHPPPVQQAPAMPRVRRRLATSAWLLVLSLAVVTFGFVASRPAAPADQGPPTGGALQAQQAIEALVHPGPQPSALALLPADFTQVTGIVPGQQQARDGTVRAVHTDGGCSAPWGDDNTKWDYGVPCKAHDLGYDLLRYAAAVGHPLGPDVRAALDHRLSTDMHAACDINPMDSPRTCRLVATLFTAGLDVNSWHQRWGPPVGDPIGPLLAGVAVIGCLLVFRLRGWLQHRHARVAAPAPAPTTAPAAPLSPWVTLGAASLVLLILGESAIALARWAGAGAEWLWPFTWAAQLAPVFFFAGGRANAAGWRATRDSGGGYRQYLAHRASWLLRPALIFVVVALVVPLALELLGIPEGTNTAIMRIALHPLWLLGIYLLTVVATPLMLALHRRAATASVTGLAALVVLAELGARALGSPIPRYLAAFGLALLAQQVAFGRIRTSSRLLLALAAALGVTGLVLLTTVGGISRDLLGAPGAPPALSAPALPVLLLGAAQIGLLGLASKPLARLTTRLAAPARLAMRAPMSLYLGFLAAMLLVVALVYLPDHPAAIFTWLGDPRTWVALALLAVPAGMVFWWFERHPRETAVPVADHPGSGGWLAHAATVLGIGFAAVGLFGFALTRFGGDEGTIIGLPVDPIQNLIQLLIGVFLLHTVRTGLSGARSTWIVIGVACVPALLSAADPVTVAVHGVTALVALAAVASTLVPTKAVAQNT comes from the coding sequence ATGATCACTCCGGCGACCTACACCGACCACCCGCCGCCCGTGCAGCAGGCACCGGCGATGCCGCGGGTGCGCCGCCGCCTGGCCACGTCCGCCTGGCTGCTGGTGTTGTCGCTGGCCGTGGTCACCTTCGGGTTCGTCGCGTCGAGACCGGCGGCCCCGGCCGATCAGGGGCCGCCCACGGGCGGGGCCCTGCAGGCCCAGCAGGCGATCGAGGCGCTGGTCCACCCCGGGCCCCAACCGAGCGCCCTCGCGCTCCTGCCCGCCGACTTCACGCAGGTCACCGGCATCGTTCCCGGACAGCAGCAGGCACGGGACGGCACGGTCCGCGCGGTGCACACCGACGGGGGCTGCTCGGCCCCGTGGGGCGACGACAACACGAAATGGGACTACGGCGTCCCCTGCAAGGCCCACGACCTGGGCTACGACCTCCTCCGCTACGCCGCGGCCGTCGGTCACCCGCTCGGGCCCGACGTCCGCGCGGCACTCGACCACCGCCTCTCCACCGACATGCACGCGGCCTGCGACATCAACCCGATGGACTCGCCGCGCACCTGCCGCCTCGTGGCCACCCTCTTCACCGCGGGCCTGGACGTGAACTCCTGGCACCAGCGCTGGGGCCCCCCGGTCGGTGACCCGATCGGACCGCTGCTCGCCGGGGTCGCCGTGATCGGCTGTCTCCTGGTCTTCCGCCTGCGCGGCTGGCTCCAGCACCGGCACGCCCGCGTCGCCGCTCCGGCGCCCGCGCCGACGACGGCCCCCGCCGCGCCACTGTCGCCCTGGGTGACGCTCGGTGCGGCCAGCCTGGTGCTCCTGATCCTCGGCGAATCGGCGATCGCGCTGGCCCGGTGGGCGGGCGCGGGCGCGGAATGGCTCTGGCCGTTCACCTGGGCGGCCCAGCTCGCGCCCGTCTTCTTCTTCGCAGGCGGCCGGGCCAACGCCGCGGGCTGGCGCGCGACCCGGGACAGCGGCGGCGGATACCGCCAGTACCTCGCCCACCGCGCGAGCTGGCTGCTGCGGCCCGCGCTGATCTTCGTCGTCGTGGCGCTCGTCGTCCCGCTCGCGCTCGAACTGCTCGGCATCCCCGAAGGCACGAACACGGCGATCATGCGCATCGCGCTGCACCCGTTGTGGCTGCTGGGCATCTACCTGCTCACCGTGGTCGCCACACCACTCATGCTCGCGCTGCACCGGCGCGCGGCCACCGCGTCCGTCACCGGGCTGGCGGCACTCGTGGTGCTGGCCGAGCTGGGCGCGCGCGCCCTCGGCTCGCCGATCCCGCGCTACCTCGCGGCGTTCGGCCTGGCCCTGCTCGCCCAGCAGGTCGCCTTCGGCCGCATCCGCACCTCCAGCCGGCTGCTCCTCGCGCTCGCCGCGGCGCTGGGCGTCACCGGCCTCGTGCTGCTCACCACGGTCGGCGGCATCAGCCGTGACCTGCTCGGCGCGCCGGGCGCCCCGCCTGCGTTGTCCGCGCCGGCCCTGCCGGTCCTCCTCCTCGGCGCCGCGCAGATCGGCCTGCTCGGCCTCGCCTCGAAACCGCTGGCGCGGCTCACCACCCGCCTCGCGGCACCCGCCCGCCTCGCGATGCGCGCGCCGATGAGCCTGTACCTGGGCTTCCTCGCGGCGATGCTGCTCGTCGTCGCACTCGTCTACCTGCCCGATCACCCGGCCGCGATCTTCACCTGGCTCGGCGATCCGCGTACGTGGGTCGCCCTCGCCCTACTCGCGGTCCCGGCCGGAATGGTCTTCTGGTGGTTCGAACGCCACCCCCGCGAGACCGCGGTCCCGGTCGCCGACCACCCGGGCTCCGGTGGCTGGCTCGCCCACGCCGCCACCGTGCTCGGCATCGGGTTCGCCGCGGTGGGGCTGTTCGGGTTCGCGCTGACCCGGTTCGGCGGCGACGAAGGCACGATCATCGGCCTGCCCGTCGACCCGATCCAGAACCTTATCCAGCTGCTGATCGGGGTATTCCTCCTGCACACGGTGCGCACGGGCCTCAGCGGCGCACGAAGCACGTGGATCGTCATCGGGGTCGCCTGTGTCCCGGCTCTGCTGTCGGCGGCCGATCCGGTCACGGTGGCGGTCCACGGCGTGACCGCACTGGTCGCGCTCGCGGCGGTGGCCAGCACGCTGGTGCCCACCAAGGCGGTGGCACAAAACACGTAA
- a CDS encoding VOC family protein: MDPLNGAEISGAVHGSGWRSVLNGLSTMVSVSSTREAGSLAARIVDGPEPPGLVDPRGQGPAIWFQQMTEPRPQRNRIHLDVSVPHDEAPHRIEAALAA; the protein is encoded by the coding sequence ATGGACCCGTTGAACGGCGCGGAGATCTCCGGTGCGGTCCACGGTTCGGGCTGGCGTTCGGTGTTGAACGGGCTGAGCACGATGGTCTCGGTGTCCTCGACGCGGGAGGCGGGTTCGCTGGCCGCCCGCATCGTCGACGGCCCCGAGCCACCCGGACTGGTCGACCCACGCGGACAGGGCCCGGCGATCTGGTTCCAGCAGATGACCGAGCCGAGGCCCCAGAGGAACCGCATCCACCTGGACGTGTCCGTGCCCCACGACGAGGCCCCCCACCGCATCGAAGCCGCGCTGGCCGCCTGA
- a CDS encoding AMP-dependent synthetase/ligase produces MLLRRNAREHGDLPALTSLDDPDRETLTWSAFREDIAAVSRGLADLGLRRGERMLIMAPSSPDHIVADLAATHLGAISCTAYATLSPDQISYVARHSATPVVVLQGMDELKRWQQVLHELPALRRIVMIDAAAVPAGDERFVSLAELRARGAGLHAAEPRVFEDGWASIRPEDPVAMIYTSGTTGDPKGVVLSHHNVIFEAYAVHALHESPLHLSNVAYLPLAHIAEREISIYMPIVHAGHVHTLADPTAVAGALGRVHPQGFFGVPRVWEKIAAGLKAMLPSLPEDRRDALLGASDLLREGYELRNAGAEVPPELAEKIAEADRTVLAPVRALLGFDKLHFCSSGAAALPVEVLYFLAGLGVEIHEVWGLSETSGAITSNCAKAFRAGTVGKALADTEIEVGADGELLVRGPLVFMGYLQEDGTIASALDENGWFHTGDIGTIDDDGFVTITDRKKELIITSGGKNIAPTRIEGLLKEHPLIGQAVAIGNDKPYVTALIVLDDEFLPGWAARQGIEGTDPVVLAEHPAVREEIQRAVESANGRLARVEQIKKYQVLAKAWTPESGEVTPTLKLKRRIINDRYATDIAALYTADQ; encoded by the coding sequence ATGCTCCTCCGCCGCAACGCGCGGGAACACGGCGACCTGCCGGCACTCACGTCGCTGGACGACCCGGACCGCGAAACGCTGACCTGGTCGGCGTTCCGCGAAGACATCGCCGCCGTGTCCCGCGGTCTGGCCGATCTGGGCCTGCGCCGCGGCGAGCGCATGCTGATCATGGCGCCCAGCTCGCCCGACCACATCGTCGCCGACCTCGCCGCGACGCACCTCGGCGCGATTTCCTGCACGGCGTACGCCACCTTGAGCCCCGACCAGATCTCCTACGTGGCCCGGCACAGCGCGACCCCGGTCGTCGTGCTGCAGGGCATGGACGAATTGAAACGCTGGCAGCAGGTGCTGCACGAACTGCCCGCGCTGCGGCGCATCGTGATGATCGACGCGGCAGCCGTGCCCGCGGGCGACGAACGGTTCGTCAGCCTCGCCGAACTCCGCGCCCGCGGCGCCGGACTGCACGCCGCCGAACCCCGGGTGTTCGAGGACGGCTGGGCCTCGATCCGGCCCGAGGACCCGGTCGCGATGATCTACACCTCCGGCACGACCGGCGACCCGAAGGGCGTGGTGCTGTCCCACCACAACGTCATCTTCGAGGCCTACGCGGTGCACGCGTTGCACGAGTCGCCGCTGCACCTGTCGAACGTCGCGTACCTGCCGCTCGCGCACATCGCCGAGCGGGAGATCTCGATCTACATGCCGATCGTCCACGCCGGTCACGTCCACACGCTCGCCGATCCGACCGCCGTCGCGGGCGCGCTCGGCCGCGTCCACCCGCAGGGCTTCTTCGGCGTGCCACGGGTATGGGAGAAGATCGCCGCCGGGCTCAAGGCGATGCTGCCCAGCCTGCCGGAGGACCGCCGCGACGCGCTCCTGGGCGCGAGCGACCTGCTGCGGGAGGGTTACGAACTGCGCAACGCCGGTGCGGAGGTGCCGCCGGAGCTGGCGGAGAAGATCGCCGAGGCCGACCGCACGGTGCTCGCCCCGGTCCGCGCGCTGCTCGGGTTCGACAAGCTGCACTTCTGCTCCAGCGGCGCGGCCGCGCTGCCGGTCGAGGTGCTGTACTTCCTCGCCGGCCTCGGTGTCGAGATCCACGAGGTGTGGGGCCTGTCGGAGACCTCCGGCGCGATCACGTCGAACTGCGCGAAGGCGTTCCGTGCCGGCACGGTCGGCAAGGCGCTTGCCGACACCGAGATCGAGGTCGGCGCGGACGGTGAGCTGCTGGTGCGCGGTCCGCTCGTGTTCATGGGCTACCTGCAGGAGGACGGCACGATCGCCTCCGCGCTGGACGAGAACGGCTGGTTCCACACCGGCGACATCGGCACCATCGACGACGACGGTTTCGTCACGATCACCGACCGCAAGAAGGAACTGATCATCACCTCGGGCGGCAAGAACATCGCACCGACCCGCATCGAAGGTCTGCTCAAGGAGCACCCGCTGATCGGCCAGGCGGTCGCGATCGGCAACGACAAGCCCTACGTCACGGCGCTGATCGTGCTCGACGACGAGTTCCTGCCCGGCTGGGCCGCGCGGCAGGGCATCGAGGGCACCGACCCGGTGGTGCTCGCCGAGCACCCGGCCGTGCGCGAGGAGATCCAGCGCGCGGTCGAGTCCGCCAACGGGCGGCTGGCGCGCGTCGAACAGATCAAGAAGTACCAGGTGCTCGCCAAGGCGTGGACCCCGGAAAGCGGTGAGGTGACCCCGACGCTCAAACTCAAGCGCCGGATCATCAACGACCGCTACGCGACCGACATCGCCGCCCTCTACACCGCCGACCAGTAG
- a CDS encoding response regulator: protein MISVFLLDDHELVRTGLKAVLESDGDIRVIGEAGTVAGALSRIPALTPDVAILDVRLPDGEGIGVCREIRSSVDPAPACLMLTSYSDDEALFGAIMAGAAGYLLKQVSGNDLLGSVRRIAAGGSLLDPELTATVLTRLRGGSGRADPGYEQLSPQERRVLDLIAGGLTNRQIAQHLHLAEKTVKNYVSSVLHKLGFERRTEAAVYATRRRDT from the coding sequence ATGATTTCGGTGTTCCTGCTCGACGACCACGAACTGGTGCGGACCGGGCTGAAAGCGGTGCTGGAGTCCGATGGCGACATCCGCGTGATCGGCGAGGCGGGCACGGTCGCCGGTGCGCTGTCCCGGATCCCGGCGCTGACACCGGATGTGGCGATCCTCGACGTGCGCCTGCCCGACGGGGAGGGGATCGGGGTGTGCCGCGAGATCCGGTCGTCGGTGGATCCCGCGCCCGCGTGCCTCATGCTGACCTCGTACTCCGACGACGAGGCTCTCTTCGGGGCGATCATGGCCGGGGCGGCGGGTTACCTGCTCAAACAGGTGTCCGGCAACGACCTCCTCGGTTCGGTGCGGCGGATCGCGGCGGGCGGTTCGCTGCTCGATCCGGAGCTGACCGCCACGGTCCTGACCCGGTTGCGTGGCGGGAGCGGCCGGGCCGATCCTGGATACGAGCAGCTCAGCCCCCAGGAGCGGCGTGTGCTGGACCTGATCGCCGGCGGCCTGACCAACCGGCAGATCGCACAGCACCTGCACCTGGCCGAGAAGACGGTCAAGAACTACGTGTCGTCCGTGCTGCACAAGCTGGGTTTCGAGCGGCGCACGGAAGCCGCGGTCTACGCCACCCGGCGGCGTGACACCTGA
- a CDS encoding MFS transporter, whose product MGAALANREFRTVWLAEAQSVLGDQLTTVALALTVYHRTGSALWSAVAYGLTFLPALAGGLGLAQLADRYPRRTVLVVTALLQAVFIGIMAIPGMPVVALCALVMLARLAGAPSNAAQNALTREIFTDDELYLRSQDIRGITTNTTMLIGLALGGVIVTAAGPSLALGLDALTFALAAAALHRWVRSRPAAGDGDGSWFGAIHWVAGQRRLRVLLGLSWLVGLAMVPAGLAAPLAKEIGAPDAAVGWLLAADPLGFALGVFLLSRYVSASARRRSVGVLAVVPTALLLAFGLKPDLVLALAVLALAGAAGAYIITVGATFITWVPNDLRGGAGGLYRTGLRVAQGVGVAIGGVVAQWSGAATTAIMIAGAAGVVLGVPLAVSWGRVLDAGSDAAGTD is encoded by the coding sequence ATGGGTGCGGCGCTCGCGAACCGCGAGTTCCGCACCGTGTGGCTGGCCGAGGCCCAGTCGGTGCTCGGCGACCAGCTGACAACCGTCGCGCTGGCGCTCACGGTCTACCACCGCACCGGCTCGGCTCTGTGGTCCGCGGTCGCCTACGGGCTCACCTTTCTGCCCGCGCTGGCGGGCGGACTGGGCCTGGCCCAGCTGGCCGACCGGTACCCGCGCCGCACGGTCCTCGTCGTCACGGCACTGCTGCAGGCGGTCTTCATCGGCATCATGGCGATTCCGGGCATGCCGGTCGTCGCGCTGTGCGCGCTCGTGATGCTCGCGCGCCTGGCCGGTGCGCCGTCCAACGCGGCCCAGAACGCGCTGACCAGGGAGATCTTCACCGACGACGAGCTGTACCTGCGCAGCCAGGACATCCGTGGCATCACCACGAACACCACCATGCTGATCGGCCTGGCGCTGGGCGGCGTCATCGTCACGGCCGCGGGGCCGTCACTGGCACTGGGCCTGGACGCGCTGACGTTCGCGCTCGCCGCGGCGGCGCTGCACCGCTGGGTGCGGTCACGCCCGGCGGCAGGCGACGGCGATGGTTCGTGGTTCGGCGCCATCCACTGGGTCGCCGGGCAGCGCAGGCTACGCGTGCTGCTCGGCCTGTCCTGGCTGGTCGGGCTCGCCATGGTGCCGGCAGGGCTGGCCGCCCCGCTGGCGAAGGAGATCGGCGCACCCGACGCGGCCGTGGGGTGGCTGCTGGCGGCGGACCCGCTGGGGTTCGCACTCGGCGTGTTCCTGCTCTCCCGCTACGTCTCGGCCTCGGCGCGCCGCCGGTCGGTCGGCGTGCTCGCGGTCGTCCCGACGGCACTGCTGCTCGCGTTCGGGTTGAAACCGGACCTGGTTCTCGCCCTCGCCGTCCTCGCGCTCGCCGGGGCGGCGGGCGCGTACATCATCACCGTCGGGGCCACGTTCATCACGTGGGTGCCCAACGACCTCCGTGGTGGAGCGGGCGGGCTGTACCGGACCGGTCTGCGGGTCGCGCAGGGCGTCGGCGTGGCGATCGGCGGTGTCGTCGCGCAGTGGTCGGGCGCGGCGACGACGGCCATCATGATCGCGGGCGCGGCGGGGGTGGTCCTCGGCGTTCCCCTCGCGGTGTCGTGGGGACGGGTACTGGATGCGGGCAGCGATGCGGCCGGCACCGACTGA